Proteins encoded together in one Streptomyces umbrinus window:
- a CDS encoding YbaK/EbsC family protein: protein MYEKLIDLLDQHGAQYRLIDHEPEGRTEIVSPMRGNDVADAAKCIVVMVKLGKKVTKYILAVVPGDARVNLNGIKQLLGGTYVSFASTEAAERLAGSVAGTILPFSFHPDLELIVDPALLEKEEIFFNAARLDRSMALRIKDYAAITSPRLESIVAPAG from the coding sequence ATGTACGAGAAGTTGATCGACCTACTTGATCAGCACGGTGCCCAGTACCGGCTGATCGACCACGAACCCGAGGGGCGGACGGAGATCGTCAGTCCCATGCGGGGAAACGATGTGGCCGATGCCGCCAAATGCATCGTGGTCATGGTCAAGTTGGGCAAGAAGGTCACCAAGTACATTTTGGCCGTCGTGCCTGGTGACGCACGCGTCAACCTCAACGGCATCAAGCAGCTGCTGGGCGGCACTTATGTATCGTTCGCCAGCACCGAGGCCGCGGAGCGCCTGGCGGGCAGTGTGGCGGGAACCATCCTGCCGTTCTCCTTCCACCCCGACCTGGAGCTCATCGTCGATCCGGCGCTGCTGGAGAAGGAGGAGATCTTCTTCAATGCCGCGAGGCTCGACCGTTCGATGGCGTTGAGGATCAAGGACTACGCGGCGATCACGTCGCCGCGGCTTGAGTCGATCGTCGCGCCTGCCGGCTAG
- a CDS encoding DMT family transporter — translation MALPDSPREDRRATVPLDLSVLLVAVIWGSSYVVMQDVGESVSAASFLALRFMTALPVIVLIAARTLPHISRSEVVSGAFFGSLLYGILILETVGVKHTSAANSGFLITVSVVLIPVLERVISRRRQAAMVYAATVTALVGCGLLVLEGGLHPQSGDLIILGAALVRATQITLFGRQSGVTGKQSLSNLTLVEFLVVCLLASITSAFTSTPVWEASGAVSGQNWLLIAYLGVLGTSYAFFVQLRAARLSSSTRVGLILATEPLFAAVFAVLAAGEGIGLIQGIGGALIVLAAIVGRHFEGRNKAEPVEQDTGASAEQSTEVATSGRYTS, via the coding sequence ATGGCGTTACCTGATTCACCCCGTGAGGACCGGCGCGCGACGGTGCCGCTGGACCTGTCCGTACTACTCGTGGCAGTGATCTGGGGTTCCAGTTACGTCGTCATGCAAGACGTGGGAGAGTCCGTCTCCGCCGCGAGCTTCCTCGCGCTGCGCTTCATGACTGCGCTACCAGTCATTGTGCTGATCGCAGCGCGCACCCTTCCTCATATCAGCAGGTCAGAGGTGGTGTCGGGAGCGTTCTTCGGTTCCCTGCTGTACGGCATCCTCATACTGGAGACGGTCGGAGTAAAGCACACCTCCGCCGCCAACTCGGGCTTCCTAATCACTGTTTCCGTAGTCCTCATTCCGGTACTCGAACGCGTCATCAGCCGACGCAGGCAGGCAGCCATGGTGTACGCGGCCACGGTGACCGCCCTCGTCGGGTGCGGTCTACTTGTGCTGGAGGGAGGACTCCACCCGCAGTCCGGCGACTTGATCATTCTGGGCGCGGCCCTGGTCCGAGCCACCCAGATCACTCTGTTCGGACGCCAAAGCGGCGTGACCGGCAAGCAGTCGCTCTCCAACCTGACGCTCGTCGAGTTCCTTGTCGTGTGCCTGCTCGCGAGCATCACCTCTGCCTTCACATCCACACCGGTGTGGGAAGCCTCGGGTGCTGTCAGTGGACAGAACTGGCTACTCATCGCCTACCTGGGCGTACTCGGCACGTCGTACGCCTTCTTCGTTCAGCTGCGCGCAGCACGCTTGTCCAGCTCCACACGCGTGGGATTGATCCTTGCAACTGAGCCTCTATTCGCGGCGGTTTTCGCTGTTCTCGCGGCAGGAGAGGGCATCGGACTCATTCAAGGCATCGGTGGTGCGCTGATCGTTCTCGCGGCGATCGTCGGAAGGCACTTCGAGGGACGTAACAAGGCTGAACCGGTCGAGCAGGACACTGGTGCTTCTGCGGAGCAGTCGACGGAGGTGGCAACGAGCGGCAGGTACACCTCTTAG